Proteins encoded together in one Myxococcus stipitatus window:
- a CDS encoding AraC family transcriptional regulator, producing MDVTREPETGIESIRAHFTGHAYDPHFHDAYAVGVTEQGLQVFSCRRSLHRSTPGRVILIEPGETHDGDANLPEGFTYLMLYLPPAWMQQARARVSDGARPLQDAGFQATLNEAPGLATTLHRAFWALRSPGARLARDEALDALAAALMPHLGASAVTRQGETAHRAARRARELLRARMEEDLGLDELARCCGANRFQLSRAFRAAYGLPPHAYLVQLRLGAARRRLARGESPASVAAAVGFADQSHLGRWFRRAYGLTPAAYRASCTNVPDRSALPVEDSRRQGSPPCPSCSRPRSPSSSARTSPSGRS from the coding sequence GTGGACGTGACGAGGGAGCCGGAGACTGGCATCGAGAGCATCCGCGCCCACTTCACCGGACATGCCTACGACCCGCACTTCCATGACGCGTACGCCGTGGGCGTGACGGAGCAGGGCCTCCAGGTGTTCTCCTGTCGCAGGTCGCTGCACCGCAGCACGCCCGGGCGCGTCATCCTCATCGAGCCCGGGGAGACGCATGACGGTGACGCGAACCTCCCGGAGGGCTTCACGTACCTGATGCTCTACCTGCCCCCCGCGTGGATGCAGCAGGCCCGGGCGCGCGTGAGCGATGGCGCGCGCCCGCTCCAGGACGCCGGCTTCCAGGCGACCCTCAACGAAGCGCCGGGGCTCGCCACCACCCTCCATCGCGCCTTCTGGGCGCTGCGTTCGCCGGGCGCGCGGCTCGCCAGGGATGAGGCCCTGGACGCGCTGGCCGCGGCGCTCATGCCCCACCTGGGCGCCTCCGCCGTCACACGCCAGGGGGAGACGGCGCACCGGGCCGCGCGCCGCGCGAGGGAGTTGTTGCGCGCGCGCATGGAGGAGGACCTCGGCCTGGACGAGCTGGCCCGCTGCTGCGGTGCCAACCGCTTCCAGCTCTCCCGCGCGTTCCGGGCGGCGTATGGCCTCCCGCCCCACGCGTACCTCGTCCAGCTCCGCCTGGGCGCGGCGCGACGGCGGCTCGCCCGGGGCGAGTCCCCCGCCAGCGTCGCCGCCGCCGTGGGCTTCGCGGACCAGAGCCACCTGGGCCGGTGGTTCCGCCGCGCCTATGGCCTCACGCCCGCCGCCTATCGCGCGTCGTGCACGAACGTTCCAGACCGGAGCGCCCTCCCCGTCGAGGATTCGCGTCGACAGGGGAGCCCACCATGCCCGAGCTGTTCACGACCAAGGTCGCCATCATCGTCCGCGAGGACCTCGCCGTCTGGCAGAAGCTGA
- a CDS encoding DUF2000 domain-containing protein has translation MPELFTTKVAIIVREDLAVWQKLNVTAFLATGIAASTPEALGEPYEDASGRRYSRMLGQPMLVFSATREQLQAAHRAAVERELTTAVYVAAMFTTGNDTDNRAALRAENPDALDLVGLALRGERKGVDKAVKGLSLHK, from the coding sequence ATGCCCGAGCTGTTCACGACCAAGGTCGCCATCATCGTCCGCGAGGACCTCGCCGTCTGGCAGAAGCTGAACGTCACCGCCTTCCTCGCCACCGGCATCGCCGCGTCGACACCCGAGGCCCTGGGCGAGCCCTACGAGGACGCCTCCGGCCGGCGCTACAGCCGGATGCTCGGCCAGCCGATGCTCGTCTTCTCCGCCACGCGCGAGCAGCTCCAGGCCGCGCACCGCGCCGCCGTGGAGCGCGAGCTGACGACGGCCGTCTACGTGGCCGCCATGTTCACCACGGGCAACGACACGGACAACCGCGCCGCCCTCCGCGCGGAGAACCCCGACGCGCTCGACCTGGTGGGCCTCGCCCTGCGTGGAGAGCGCAAGGGCGTGGACAAGGCCGTGAAGGGCCTGTCCCTGCACAAGTAG
- a CDS encoding QsdR family transcriptional regulator encodes MKSSRAKSPRRAARPVKPRTRPRAGASAREARLTPLGRRLAAPSRATPRDLFTLALAWWEAGERFDIGRMAQALGVSRATVFRWAGSRELLYGEVLSSRFDAALASVRGQARGEGPAYAADVTQRLIRLIVEDAPLRRFIQQDSEYAMRVLMSKSSRVEARCAASIRAALEEGVRERHIRPALSLDALAHAIVRVGNFFLYRDALTGDPVDVGSAITAIRILLTAEAGDARWDDR; translated from the coding sequence ATGAAGTCCTCCCGGGCCAAATCCCCTCGGCGCGCCGCCAGGCCCGTGAAGCCCCGGACGCGGCCCAGGGCCGGCGCGTCGGCGCGGGAGGCGCGGTTGACGCCGCTCGGGCGCAGGCTGGCGGCGCCGTCGCGCGCCACGCCGCGGGACCTGTTCACCCTGGCGCTCGCGTGGTGGGAGGCGGGCGAGCGCTTCGACATCGGCCGCATGGCCCAGGCGCTGGGCGTCAGCCGCGCCACGGTGTTCCGCTGGGCGGGGTCGCGCGAGCTGCTCTATGGCGAGGTCCTCTCGTCGCGCTTCGACGCCGCGCTCGCCTCCGTCCGGGGGCAGGCGCGGGGCGAGGGCCCCGCCTACGCGGCGGACGTCACCCAGCGGCTCATCCGCCTCATCGTCGAGGACGCGCCCCTGCGCCGCTTCATCCAGCAGGACTCCGAGTACGCCATGCGCGTGCTCATGTCGAAGAGCAGCCGCGTGGAGGCGCGCTGCGCGGCCAGCATCCGCGCGGCGCTGGAGGAGGGCGTGCGCGAGCGCCACATCCGCCCGGCGCTCAGCCTGGACGCGCTGGCCCACGCCATCGTGCGTGTCGGCAACTTCTTCCTCTACCGCGACGCCCTCACGGGGGACCCGGTGGACGTCGGGTCCGCCATCACCGCCATCCGCATCCTCCTCACCGCCGAGGCGGGGGACGCACGCTGGGACGACCGCTGA
- a CDS encoding SDR family NAD(P)-dependent oxidoreductase gives MKSVKDRVAAITGAGSGIGRATAMLLAREGCHVALSDVNAQALAETEARCRELGVRVRADTVDVAKREQVHAWADAVAREFGAVHIVINNAGVALGATIEDTRYEDFEWLMNINFWGVVYGTKAFLPHLKAVEEAHIVNVSSVFGLIGVPTQGAYNAAKFAVKGFTEALRQELEVDPGTIGVTCVHPGGIKTNIARSARVTPRAGWTDERSSKDFEKSFVTTPERAASDIYAAIRKNRRRQLIGGDAVFIDLMQRILPTLYQRLLVAGARRRRRKMLGVAA, from the coding sequence ATGAAATCGGTGAAGGACAGGGTCGCGGCAATCACCGGAGCGGGGTCGGGCATCGGTCGCGCCACCGCGATGTTGCTGGCGCGCGAGGGGTGTCACGTCGCGCTGTCGGACGTGAACGCGCAGGCCCTGGCGGAGACGGAGGCGCGCTGCCGGGAGCTGGGCGTGCGCGTGCGGGCCGACACGGTGGACGTGGCGAAGCGCGAGCAGGTGCATGCCTGGGCGGACGCGGTGGCGCGCGAGTTCGGCGCCGTCCACATCGTCATCAACAACGCGGGCGTGGCCCTGGGCGCCACCATCGAGGACACCCGGTACGAGGACTTCGAGTGGCTGATGAACATCAACTTCTGGGGCGTGGTGTACGGCACCAAGGCCTTCCTGCCGCACCTGAAGGCGGTGGAGGAGGCCCACATCGTCAACGTCTCCAGCGTCTTCGGCCTCATCGGCGTGCCCACGCAGGGCGCCTACAACGCGGCGAAGTTCGCGGTGAAGGGCTTCACGGAGGCGCTGCGCCAGGAACTGGAGGTGGACCCCGGCACCATCGGCGTCACCTGTGTGCACCCCGGAGGCATCAAGACGAACATCGCGCGCAGCGCGCGGGTGACGCCCCGGGCCGGCTGGACGGACGAGCGGTCGTCGAAGGACTTCGAGAAATCCTTCGTCACCACGCCGGAGCGCGCCGCCTCCGACATCTACGCCGCCATCCGCAAGAACCGGCGCCGCCAGCTCATCGGCGGGGACGCCGTCTTCATCGACCTGATGCAGCGGATCCTCCCCACCCTCTATCAGCGGCTGCTGGTGGCGGGCGCGCGCCGGCGGCGGCGCAAGATGCTGGGTGTCGCGGCATGA
- a CDS encoding flavin-containing monooxygenase, with amino-acid sequence MSPRQPGHFRVVIVGAGFSGLGMAIRLRQEGLEDFVVLERAGDVGGVWRDNSYPGCACDVPSHLYSFSFAPNPRWSRAYSPQGEIHAYLRDCVERFGLRPWLRFHHAVEEARWDDAAQLWRIQTSQGAFTAEVFVFAAGAFNEPLTPKLPGLERFQGKVMHSARWDHDHVLTGRRVAVVGTGASSIQFVPAIQPQVGSLVLFQRTPAWVMPRKDHPIARWVKWLYARVPGMRWLARAFLYSTHEASGLAFLHPWLIRLAQRRALRHLKASVKDPALRAKLRPRYTMGCKRVLISDDYLRSLTQDNVQVVTEGVREVREHSVVTDEGAEHPVDTLIFGTGFHITDPSFARYIRGRDGRTLAEHWAGSMKAHLGMTVHGFPNLFMLLGPNTGLGHTSVILMVESQLAHVLNALRFLEGRDLAAVEPTAEAQAAYVRDLDERMRDTVWSQGGCVSWYMDATGRNSTLWPGFTFSYKHRVVAFEPSEYRAIARHDRLTVARRARSRALAHG; translated from the coding sequence GTGTCACCTCGACAGCCCGGTCATTTCCGCGTCGTCATCGTCGGCGCCGGCTTCAGCGGCCTGGGGATGGCCATCCGGCTCCGCCAGGAGGGACTGGAGGACTTCGTCGTCCTGGAGCGGGCCGGGGACGTGGGGGGCGTGTGGCGCGACAACTCCTATCCGGGCTGCGCGTGCGACGTCCCCTCGCACCTGTACTCGTTCTCCTTTGCCCCCAACCCCCGCTGGTCCCGGGCCTATTCACCCCAAGGGGAGATCCACGCCTACCTGCGTGACTGCGTGGAGCGGTTCGGCCTGCGGCCCTGGCTGCGGTTCCACCACGCCGTCGAGGAGGCGCGCTGGGACGACGCCGCGCAGCTGTGGCGCATCCAGACCTCCCAGGGCGCGTTCACGGCGGAGGTCTTCGTCTTCGCGGCGGGGGCCTTCAACGAGCCGCTGACGCCGAAGCTGCCCGGGCTGGAGCGCTTCCAGGGCAAGGTGATGCACTCGGCGCGGTGGGACCACGACCACGTGTTGACGGGCCGTCGGGTGGCGGTGGTGGGCACCGGCGCGTCCTCCATCCAGTTCGTCCCGGCCATCCAGCCCCAGGTGGGAAGCCTGGTCCTCTTCCAGCGCACGCCGGCCTGGGTGATGCCGCGCAAGGACCACCCCATCGCCCGCTGGGTGAAGTGGTTGTACGCGCGGGTGCCCGGCATGCGGTGGCTGGCGCGCGCGTTCCTCTATTCGACGCACGAGGCCTCGGGGCTGGCCTTCCTGCACCCCTGGCTCATCCGGCTGGCCCAGCGGCGCGCGCTGCGTCACCTCAAGGCCTCCGTGAAGGACCCGGCGCTGCGCGCGAAGCTGCGGCCCCGCTACACCATGGGCTGCAAGCGGGTGCTCATCTCCGACGACTACCTGCGCTCGCTCACCCAGGACAACGTCCAGGTCGTCACCGAGGGCGTGCGCGAGGTGCGCGAGCACTCCGTCGTCACCGACGAGGGCGCGGAGCATCCGGTGGACACGCTCATCTTCGGTACGGGCTTCCACATCACCGACCCGTCCTTCGCCCGGTACATCCGGGGACGGGACGGCCGCACGCTGGCCGAGCACTGGGCGGGCAGCATGAAGGCGCACCTGGGCATGACGGTGCATGGCTTCCCCAACCTCTTCATGTTGCTGGGGCCCAACACCGGGCTGGGGCACACCTCCGTCATCCTCATGGTGGAGAGCCAGCTCGCCCACGTGCTCAACGCGCTGCGCTTCCTGGAGGGCCGGGACCTGGCCGCGGTGGAGCCCACGGCGGAGGCCCAGGCGGCCTACGTGCGCGACCTCGATGAGCGCATGCGCGACACGGTGTGGAGTCAGGGCGGCTGCGTGAGCTGGTACATGGACGCGACGGGGCGCAACTCCACGCTGTGGCCCGGCTTCACCTTCTCCTACAAGCACCGGGTGGTGGCCTTCGAGCCCTCGGAGTATCGCGCCATCGCCCGGCATGACCGGCTGACTGTCGCGCGCCGCGCGCGGTCGAGGGCGCTGGCCCATGGCTGA